A DNA window from Mesoplasma coleopterae contains the following coding sequences:
- the ylqF gene encoding ribosome biogenesis GTPase YlqF: protein MSAEFNWFPGHMNKTLKNIEEKIPVVDLVIEILDARAPYSSRNLTFSKILKNKPVLYVLSKADIADPKITQEWVEYYEKKNNTVMVLDDKQKNIVKPLIDLINKATKEKQEKDKAKGMVNSLINVLVIGIPNVGKSTFINRLIKNKSVKAGNKPGLTRGIQLIHLSQFISLLDTPGVLPAKLENETVATNICAINSIKEDVYPKERVAGKLMQYLFNHYEGLIENHYKISPRLQRPIQIADTFIIFEMIAKVRKWYMNDDLLDYDRVIDTFMRDIIGNEFTKVSFERILEVVPEEMEKASKVKNEKAIEDISDLW from the coding sequence ATGAGTGCAGAATTTAACTGATTTCCAGGTCATATGAATAAGACTTTAAAAAATATTGAAGAAAAAATTCCTGTGGTTGATTTAGTAATTGAAATTTTGGATGCTCGTGCTCCATATTCATCTCGTAATTTAACTTTTTCAAAAATACTAAAAAATAAACCAGTTTTATATGTTTTATCAAAAGCAGATATTGCAGATCCAAAAATAACTCAGGAATGAGTTGAATACTATGAGAAAAAAAATAACACTGTAATGGTATTAGATGATAAACAAAAAAATATTGTTAAACCACTAATTGATTTAATTAATAAAGCAACAAAAGAAAAACAAGAAAAAGATAAAGCAAAGGGAATGGTTAATTCATTAATTAATGTTTTAGTTATTGGAATTCCAAACGTTGGAAAATCAACTTTTATCAATAGATTAATTAAAAACAAAAGTGTTAAAGCTGGAAATAAACCTGGATTAACAAGAGGAATTCAATTAATTCATTTATCACAATTTATTTCATTATTAGACACACCTGGAGTTTTACCAGCTAAATTAGAAAATGAAACAGTTGCTACAAATATTTGTGCAATAAATTCTATTAAAGAAGATGTTTACCCAAAAGAAAGAGTTGCTGGGAAATTAATGCAATATTTATTCAACCACTATGAAGGATTAATTGAAAACCATTATAAGATTTCTCCAAGATTACAAAGACCTATTCAAATTGCTGATACATTTATTATTTTTGAAATGATAGCAAAAGTTAGAAAATGATACATGAATGATGACTTACTTGATTATGATCGTGTTATTGATACATTTATGCGAGATATTATTGGGAATGAATTTACTAAAGTTTCATTTGAAAGAATATTAGAAGTTGTTCCTGAAGAAATGGAAAAAGCTTCAAAAGTTAAAAATGAAAAAGCAATTGAGGATATTTCAGATTTATGATAG
- the rplS gene encoding 50S ribosomal protein L19 codes for MASKATKTTQSKYAIINNQLRNDLPDFTSGDTIKVDVKIKEGEKFRIQTFEGLVIKTQGSGITYSVVVRKLSNGVFVERTFPLHSPIIDKVTIVKRGRVRRARIYYIRKLSGKAARIKEILPTKADKK; via the coding sequence ATGGCATCAAAAGCAACAAAAACAACACAATCAAAATACGCTATTATTAACAACCAATTACGTAACGACTTACCAGATTTTACATCAGGGGATACTATTAAAGTTGACGTTAAAATTAAAGAGGGAGAAAAATTCCGTATTCAAACATTTGAAGGATTAGTAATCAAAACTCAAGGTTCAGGTATTACTTATTCTGTTGTTGTTAGAAAATTATCAAACGGTGTATTCGTAGAAAGAACATTCCCACTACACTCACCAATCATTGATAAAGTTACTATCGTTAAACGTGGACGTGTACGTAGAGCTAGAATTTACTACATCAGAAAATTATCAGGTAAAGCTGCAAGAATTAAAGAAATCTTACCAACAAAAGCTGATAAAAAATAG
- the trmD gene encoding tRNA (guanosine(37)-N1)-methyltransferase TrmD — MKYSILTLFPNIIKSYISESIIKKALEREKIELEIIDIRDFTTLPHNQVDEYQFGGGRGMVLMCDPVVSAIESVKTENSIVVLTSPQGKTWNQNIAKSFAAEYDHIIIVCGHYEGFDERILKYIDIEISIGDYVLTGGELPSLIMLDSITRILPGVINTESHEQESFENNLLDYPVYTKPHDYRGDKVPEVLLSGHHANIQKWRDEQQLISTFNKRPDLIDESKLNKVQIQLLENLRKSKGDK, encoded by the coding sequence ATGAAATATTCAATTCTAACATTATTCCCAAATATCATTAAGTCTTATATTTCTGAGTCAATTATTAAAAAAGCTTTAGAGCGTGAAAAGATTGAATTAGAAATTATTGATATAAGAGATTTTACGACATTACCTCATAATCAAGTTGATGAGTATCAATTTGGTGGAGGGAGAGGAATGGTTTTAATGTGTGATCCAGTTGTCAGTGCAATTGAATCTGTTAAAACAGAAAACTCAATTGTTGTATTAACTTCTCCACAAGGGAAAACTTGAAATCAAAATATTGCAAAGTCATTTGCAGCTGAATATGATCACATTATTATTGTTTGTGGACATTATGAAGGTTTTGATGAAAGAATATTGAAATATATTGATATTGAAATTTCAATTGGTGATTATGTATTAACTGGTGGAGAATTGCCTTCATTAATAATGTTAGATTCAATTACTAGAATCCTACCAGGAGTTATAAATACAGAATCACATGAACAAGAAAGTTTTGAAAATAACTTATTGGATTATCCAGTATACACCAAACCCCATGATTATAGGGGAGACAAAGTTCCTGAAGTCCTTTTAAGTGGACACCATGCTAATATTCAAAAGTGAAGAGATGAACAACAATTAATATCTACTTTTAATAAAAGACCAGATTTAATTGATGAATCAAAATTAAACAAAGTACAAATACAATTATTAGAAAATCTTAGAAAATCGAAAGGAGATAAATAA